A genome region from Natronosalvus rutilus includes the following:
- a CDS encoding thioredoxin family protein encodes MTDPTAGDAGETADAGETAEASDQATERSKRPVTLESEADLEAFVADHDRALLEFYTEGCGICASMEPVLSGVARSTDVAIGTINPRDDPPLIERFDVQSVPLLVAFVDGEPVARRADGFVPAEELTEWLESETDE; translated from the coding sequence ATGACCGACCCGACGGCAGGCGACGCAGGCGAGACGGCCGACGCTGGCGAGACAGCAGAGGCGAGCGACCAGGCAACCGAACGCTCGAAGCGCCCCGTCACCCTCGAGAGCGAGGCCGACCTTGAGGCGTTCGTCGCGGACCACGACCGCGCGCTCCTCGAGTTCTACACCGAGGGCTGTGGTATCTGCGCCTCGATGGAACCGGTGTTGAGCGGGGTCGCCCGGTCGACCGACGTCGCCATCGGCACGATCAATCCGCGGGACGACCCGCCGCTGATCGAGCGATTCGACGTCCAGAGCGTGCCATTGTTGGTGGCGTTCGTCGACGGCGAACCCGTCGCCCGCCGCGCGGACGGCTTCGTTCCTGCCGAGGAACTCACCGAGTGGCTCGAGTCGGAGACCGACGAGTAG
- a CDS encoding sodium:proton antiporter encodes MTAIVVATVVGALCAIGTYLLLQQDLVRVVWGLSLLSQAANVYLLAMGNVLPGGPNTVPVLAGHGEPPSGVTDPLVQALVLTAIVIGFGMTAFALFLSYRVYQEHGTLALAELAEAGDRR; translated from the coding sequence ATGACCGCCATCGTCGTCGCGACCGTCGTCGGGGCGCTGTGTGCCATCGGGACGTACCTGTTGCTCCAGCAGGACCTCGTGCGCGTCGTCTGGGGGCTGTCGCTGCTCAGCCAGGCGGCGAACGTCTACCTGCTGGCGATGGGCAACGTCTTGCCGGGTGGCCCCAACACGGTACCCGTCCTGGCGGGCCACGGCGAGCCGCCGTCGGGCGTCACCGACCCACTGGTCCAGGCGCTCGTGCTGACGGCCATAGTCATCGGCTTCGGGATGACCGCGTTCGCCCTGTTCCTCTCGTATCGGGTCTACCAGGAACACGGGACGCTCGCGCTGGCCGAATTGGCCGAGGCGGGTGATCGGCGATGA
- the mbhE gene encoding hydrogen gas-evolving membrane-bound hydrogenase subunit E → MSPDLPVVLAAVFLPFLAAGFAPLLVRFLGDETGYVGALVALCSFGLLTTQYETATTDPGTVELSWIPTLDIALRFTVDGWGLLFALLASGIGVLVFSYSPAYVRGSDGLSRYYGALLAFMGSIIGVALAADLIAIFVFWELTSVWSFLLIGYYTSDPGSTRAARMAMIVTAGGGLFLLVGLLLLSLVAGDVIGSTAAFDLAAMLENPDAMETGLRERGLFLPALGLIAVGAASKSAQVPLHFWLPNAMAAPTPVSAFLHSATMVKVGVYFVGRVRPIFVGSEWLLLFVTLGLTTMVVCAILALAATDIKELLAYSTASHLGLMIAGFGVPSYLGAETGVFHLLNHALFKAALFLIAGIVAHQMGTRRLSELRGLRHHLPITAGMTTIVALSMAGIPPFNGFYSKELLFEAVLEVGTYHDVGALEWVYPVVAVFGSVITVLYSLRFLSIFFGGRVSTPEHAGRPAIPLLASPAVLTLLAVVVSVDPDIAVQAIVQAGFDATATDPHEMHVGLPTYLSLPVGMSAVTIALGVGLFPFVDRLHLGASGLVGRTRAINPSRWYDGSVDGLEVLADRLDATVHDGLLRTYATWTLLGICALVLGGFVATGAITPFELGTDVRLEVALILLVAVLASVAVAVARSHVSGVLTLSILGFMLAIFYILASAPDLALTQLVVETLVLVLFLLVIEEVPEFVETGRSLVGEIRDVVLSAIVGVTAFVTVLVTTGARPDGTTDVARQYVQWAVPEGGGTNIVNVTLVDFRGFDTLGELVVVALAAISISTLITMRSNTERTGDRAKRARLEAEDYPDDIDVLERGLGGDAQGFYTTNGETDMDGDTDEETGDTETDTDTDDSRGDDR, encoded by the coding sequence ATGTCTCCCGACCTGCCGGTCGTTCTCGCGGCCGTTTTTCTCCCCTTTCTGGCGGCCGGGTTCGCCCCGCTATTGGTTCGTTTCCTCGGCGACGAAACGGGCTACGTCGGCGCCCTCGTCGCCCTCTGTTCGTTCGGACTGCTCACCACCCAGTACGAGACGGCGACGACCGACCCGGGTACGGTCGAGCTATCCTGGATACCCACCCTCGATATCGCGCTCCGGTTCACCGTCGACGGCTGGGGGTTGCTGTTCGCCCTGCTGGCGAGCGGCATCGGCGTGCTCGTCTTCTCGTACTCGCCGGCGTACGTTCGCGGGTCGGACGGGCTGAGTCGGTACTACGGGGCGTTGCTCGCGTTCATGGGCTCGATCATCGGCGTCGCGCTGGCGGCCGACCTGATCGCGATTTTCGTCTTCTGGGAACTCACGAGCGTCTGGTCGTTCCTCCTGATCGGCTACTACACGTCGGATCCGGGTTCGACGCGGGCCGCTCGTATGGCCATGATCGTCACCGCCGGCGGCGGCCTGTTCTTGCTGGTCGGCCTCCTCCTCCTCTCGCTGGTCGCCGGCGACGTCATCGGCTCGACCGCCGCGTTCGACCTCGCGGCGATGCTCGAAAATCCCGACGCGATGGAGACGGGCCTTCGCGAACGTGGCCTGTTCCTCCCGGCCCTCGGCCTGATTGCCGTCGGCGCGGCGTCGAAGTCCGCACAGGTCCCTCTGCACTTCTGGCTACCGAACGCAATGGCCGCGCCGACGCCTGTCTCCGCGTTCTTGCACTCCGCGACGATGGTCAAGGTGGGCGTCTACTTCGTCGGCCGGGTTCGACCGATCTTCGTCGGCTCCGAGTGGCTCCTCCTGTTCGTGACCCTCGGCCTGACGACGATGGTCGTCTGTGCGATTCTGGCGCTGGCGGCCACCGACATCAAGGAACTACTGGCGTACTCGACGGCCAGCCACCTCGGCCTGATGATCGCCGGCTTCGGCGTCCCGTCGTACCTGGGCGCCGAGACGGGCGTCTTCCACCTGCTCAACCACGCGCTGTTCAAGGCCGCCCTCTTCCTCATCGCCGGCATCGTCGCCCACCAGATGGGGACCAGACGCCTCTCCGAGCTGCGCGGCCTCCGTCACCACCTGCCGATCACGGCCGGGATGACGACCATCGTCGCACTCTCGATGGCCGGCATCCCGCCGTTCAACGGCTTCTACTCGAAGGAACTGCTCTTCGAGGCGGTCCTCGAGGTCGGCACCTACCACGACGTCGGCGCCCTCGAGTGGGTCTACCCGGTGGTCGCCGTTTTCGGGAGCGTGATCACCGTCCTCTACTCGCTGCGGTTCCTGTCGATTTTCTTCGGTGGCCGCGTCTCTACGCCCGAGCACGCGGGTCGACCGGCGATCCCGCTGCTCGCTTCGCCGGCCGTCCTGACGCTGCTCGCCGTCGTCGTCAGCGTCGATCCCGACATCGCCGTCCAGGCAATCGTCCAGGCGGGCTTCGACGCGACGGCGACCGATCCCCACGAGATGCACGTCGGGCTTCCCACGTACCTTAGCCTCCCCGTCGGCATGAGCGCGGTGACGATTGCCCTCGGCGTCGGCCTGTTCCCGTTCGTCGACCGACTCCACCTCGGAGCGAGTGGACTCGTCGGCCGAACGCGCGCTATCAACCCGTCGCGCTGGTACGACGGCAGCGTCGACGGCCTCGAAGTCCTGGCCGACCGGCTTGACGCGACGGTCCACGACGGCCTCCTCCGGACCTACGCGACGTGGACGCTCCTCGGCATCTGCGCGCTCGTCCTCGGCGGCTTCGTCGCGACCGGCGCGATCACGCCGTTCGAACTCGGGACGGACGTCCGCCTCGAGGTTGCCCTGATCCTGCTCGTCGCAGTGCTGGCGAGCGTCGCCGTCGCCGTCGCTCGCAGCCACGTCTCCGGGGTGCTGACGCTCTCGATCCTCGGGTTCATGCTGGCGATCTTTTATATCCTGGCAAGCGCGCCCGACCTCGCGTTGACCCAACTGGTCGTCGAGACGCTGGTGCTCGTGCTCTTCTTGCTCGTCATCGAGGAGGTTCCCGAGTTCGTCGAGACGGGCCGTTCGTTGGTGGGGGAGATCCGGGACGTCGTCCTCTCGGCGATTGTCGGCGTCACCGCCTTCGTCACGGTGCTCGTGACGACCGGTGCCCGTCCGGACGGGACCACCGACGTCGCCCGCCAGTACGTCCAGTGGGCCGTTCCGGAGGGCGGTGGGACGAACATCGTCAACGTCACCCTCGTCGACTTCCGCGGGTTCGACACGCTCGGCGAACTCGTCGTGGTCGCGCTCGCGGCCATCTCGATCTCGACGCTGATCACGATGCGCTCGAACACCGAACGCACGGGCGACCGGGCGAAGCGAGCGCGACTCGAGGCGGAGGACTACCCGGACGACATCGACGTCCTCGAGCGCGGGCTCGGCGGCGACGCACAGGGGTTCTACACGACGAATGGTGAGACGGATATGGACGGGGATACGGACGAAGAAACTGGCGACACAGAGACGGACACGGACACAGACGACTCGAGGGGCGACGACCGATGA
- a CDS encoding universal stress protein has protein sequence MAILVAYDGSDPAQEAVEHAVRKHADEEIILLRIVELADGFTGAGYNLLKEQFEADEEAPEISEELRLLLDEEDVEFRIETAVGDPARELVEFAEDNAVDHIIVGSHGRQGVSRVLLGSVAEKVVRRAPMPVTVVR, from the coding sequence ATGGCAATTCTCGTCGCCTACGACGGCTCGGACCCCGCACAGGAGGCGGTCGAACACGCAGTTCGCAAACACGCCGACGAGGAGATTATTCTCCTGCGCATCGTCGAACTCGCCGACGGCTTCACGGGCGCCGGCTATAACCTCCTCAAAGAACAGTTCGAAGCGGACGAGGAGGCGCCGGAGATCTCCGAAGAACTCAGACTGTTACTCGACGAGGAAGACGTCGAGTTCCGCATCGAGACCGCCGTCGGCGACCCCGCTCGAGAGCTCGTCGAGTTCGCCGAAGACAACGCCGTCGATCACATCATCGTCGGCAGCCACGGTCGACAGGGCGTCTCGCGCGTGCTGCTCGGGAGCGTGGCCGAGAAGGTGGTTCGCCGAGCCCCGATGCCGGTTACCGTGGTTCGGTAA
- a CDS encoding tRNA uridine(34) 5-carboxymethylaminomethyl modification radical SAM/GNAT enzyme Elp3, which translates to MSTETPDPTDTDAFERACEALVERLLEGDIEREEVEKAKLEVCSEHSAPKVPKNSELLDFAPSERREDLEGLLRRKPVRTASGVSPVAIMTSPERCPHGKCLYCPGGPDSEFSSSQSYTGQEPAAARGVQNDYDPYGQVTLRLEQLREIGHPVDKVELILMGGTMTARSHDYQEWFVKRALEAMNDYDVEKDPEPAEGESFAQNIEDYEFRYLEDVIAENETNDVRNIGTTFETKPDWCDPEQIDRMLDLGGTKVEVGVQTTFERINREMHRGHGTQDSIDANRRLRDSAFKVGFHMMPGQPGMSKELCLEDFRELFESTQWRPDYLKIYPTLVVRGTATYDWWYNDEYEPLTNEEAADLVAEIKDMIPRYTRLQRVQRDIPADFIDAGVWKSNLRQLARQRMDEHGWTCDCIRCREVGMNDAEPEEIDLDVMTYEVCGGTEHFISIEDFEQDLLIGFCRLRFPNDPVRPELENAALVRELHVYGSEVSVGDASEGDQHQHQGYGRRLMTRAEELAADAGYDKISVISGIGAREYYRNKLGYHQDGPYVSKRF; encoded by the coding sequence GTGAGTACCGAGACGCCCGATCCGACTGACACCGACGCGTTCGAGCGCGCCTGCGAGGCACTCGTCGAGCGCCTGCTCGAGGGCGACATCGAACGCGAGGAGGTCGAGAAGGCCAAACTCGAGGTCTGTTCGGAACACTCCGCGCCGAAGGTGCCGAAGAACTCCGAACTCCTCGACTTCGCCCCGAGCGAGCGTCGCGAGGACCTCGAGGGCCTCCTCCGCCGTAAGCCCGTCCGCACCGCCTCGGGCGTCTCCCCCGTCGCGATCATGACCAGTCCCGAGCGCTGCCCCCACGGGAAGTGCCTCTACTGTCCTGGCGGCCCGGACTCGGAGTTCTCGAGTTCCCAGAGTTACACCGGCCAGGAACCCGCCGCCGCCCGCGGCGTCCAGAACGACTACGACCCCTACGGCCAGGTCACCCTGCGCCTCGAGCAGTTGCGCGAGATCGGCCACCCCGTCGACAAGGTCGAACTTATCCTGATGGGCGGGACGATGACCGCCCGCAGCCACGACTACCAGGAGTGGTTCGTCAAGCGCGCCCTCGAGGCAATGAACGACTACGACGTCGAGAAGGATCCCGAACCGGCCGAGGGCGAGAGCTTTGCACAGAACATCGAGGACTACGAATTCCGGTACCTCGAGGACGTGATTGCCGAGAACGAGACCAACGACGTCCGCAACATCGGGACGACCTTCGAGACCAAGCCCGACTGGTGTGACCCGGAACAGATCGACCGGATGCTCGATCTCGGCGGAACGAAGGTCGAGGTCGGCGTCCAGACCACCTTCGAACGCATCAACCGCGAGATGCACCGCGGCCACGGCACCCAGGACTCCATCGACGCCAATCGACGGCTCCGGGACTCGGCGTTCAAGGTCGGCTTCCACATGATGCCGGGCCAGCCAGGGATGAGCAAGGAGTTGTGCCTCGAGGACTTCCGCGAACTGTTCGAGTCGACCCAGTGGCGCCCAGACTACCTCAAAATCTATCCGACGCTCGTGGTGCGCGGGACGGCGACGTACGACTGGTGGTACAACGACGAGTACGAGCCGCTGACCAACGAGGAGGCCGCCGACCTGGTCGCGGAGATCAAGGACATGATCCCCCGGTACACCCGCCTCCAGCGCGTCCAGCGGGACATCCCGGCGGACTTCATCGACGCCGGGGTCTGGAAGTCGAACCTCCGCCAGCTGGCTCGCCAGCGAATGGACGAACACGGCTGGACCTGCGACTGTATCCGCTGTCGGGAGGTGGGCATGAACGACGCCGAACCCGAAGAGATCGACCTCGACGTCATGACCTACGAGGTCTGTGGCGGCACCGAGCACTTCATCTCGATCGAGGACTTCGAGCAGGACCTCCTGATCGGCTTTTGCCGGCTCCGGTTCCCCAACGATCCCGTGAGACCGGAACTCGAGAACGCGGCCCTCGTGCGCGAGCTGCACGTCTACGGCAGCGAAGTGTCGGTGGGCGACGCGAGTGAGGGCGACCAGCACCAACACCAGGGGTACGGCCGCCGGCTGATGACCCGCGCCGAGGAACTGGCAGCCGACGCGGGCTACGACAAGATCAGCGTCATCTCGGGTATCGGCGCGCGGGAGTACTACCGGAACAAACTGGGGTACCATCAGGACGGGCCGTACGTGAGCAAGCGGTTCTAG
- a CDS encoding dCTP deaminase has product MSVEHDVLPFVDNLVYEPEQVHDHGVDLTVAAVYEVAGPGRLDFGGDELEDADLEPVSTEPRNQGDEYEWWTLEGGQYVIQYNEFLTGAEDDGPLVLQPRHELLARGGSHPTVHVFSHLPLLPLSVPAGGIRIKENARVSTLLALDSGKGSRTGRAGGSEPVDARGDVDR; this is encoded by the coding sequence ATGTCCGTTGAGCACGACGTCTTACCGTTCGTCGACAACCTGGTGTACGAACCCGAACAGGTCCACGACCACGGCGTCGACCTCACGGTGGCCGCCGTCTACGAGGTCGCCGGACCCGGTCGCCTGGATTTCGGCGGCGACGAACTCGAGGACGCCGACCTCGAGCCAGTCTCGACCGAGCCCCGCAATCAAGGCGACGAGTACGAGTGGTGGACCCTCGAGGGCGGCCAGTACGTCATCCAGTACAACGAGTTCCTGACGGGCGCCGAGGACGACGGACCGCTGGTCCTCCAGCCCCGTCACGAGTTGCTGGCTCGAGGAGGCTCTCACCCGACCGTCCACGTGTTCTCGCATCTCCCGTTGCTCCCGCTCTCGGTCCCGGCGGGAGGTATTCGAATCAAGGAGAACGCACGGGTCTCGACGTTGCTGGCGCTCGATTCGGGCAAGGGCTCGCGAACCGGTAGGGCCGGCGGTTCCGAACCGGTCGACGCTCGAGGGGACGTGGATCGCTAA
- a CDS encoding NAD(P)/FAD-dependent oxidoreductase — MERVDVAIVGGGPAGASAAERAAAHGAETVLFEQGVPREDREGLGPDSTDAAGMLDYWIDIMDFDYEEIPDEVILRELEGTEFVGPTTKIRLETTGMEARYPKFGYTFHRARMDDWLHERAADAGADMRVGTGVKNLESDLSGEPAHTLTLSNGDELEASHVVLADGPQRRITLNALDQFLVSKSVSDHLSPPKANHIAYQQYREFPEELFAEFEDTLKFWWGYMPGETAYPWIFPNDGTVARVGLTMPIGMNLEDVAHPESYKLLKPSDDSIPNGAEYIRRLLELEYGDEYDIEEDIPIVEDRGKSKGTETYPISSTRPIESPVGANIAVAGGAMGTTSAFHEGGYHVAVRTGKIAGRLAATDGLEHYNEVWKRAIGDELLRNVAFADIVKDYEPDDWDWAFDVISGMQGSSGNNGSILDKKFTAGVGGAKILMAYRRRKLKYRNGKYVQLREDEYVY; from the coding sequence ATGGAACGCGTTGACGTTGCGATCGTCGGCGGTGGGCCCGCGGGTGCGTCGGCGGCCGAACGGGCCGCCGCCCACGGCGCCGAGACGGTCCTGTTCGAACAGGGCGTCCCTCGAGAGGATCGAGAGGGCCTCGGCCCGGATTCGACCGACGCCGCGGGGATGCTCGACTACTGGATCGACATCATGGACTTCGACTACGAGGAGATTCCCGACGAGGTGATCCTCCGGGAACTCGAGGGCACGGAGTTCGTCGGTCCCACGACGAAGATTCGCCTCGAGACGACGGGCATGGAGGCCCGATACCCCAAGTTCGGCTACACCTTCCACCGCGCGCGGATGGACGACTGGCTCCACGAGCGCGCTGCGGACGCGGGGGCCGACATGCGCGTCGGGACGGGCGTCAAGAACCTCGAGAGCGACCTCTCGGGCGAGCCGGCCCACACCCTGACGCTCTCGAACGGCGACGAACTCGAGGCGAGCCACGTCGTCCTCGCCGACGGGCCACAGCGCCGGATCACGCTGAACGCGCTCGATCAGTTTCTGGTTAGCAAGAGCGTCTCCGACCACCTCTCGCCCCCGAAGGCGAACCACATCGCCTACCAGCAGTACCGCGAGTTCCCCGAGGAACTGTTCGCCGAGTTCGAGGACACCCTCAAGTTCTGGTGGGGCTACATGCCCGGCGAGACCGCCTACCCGTGGATCTTCCCCAACGACGGCACCGTCGCCCGCGTCGGCCTGACGATGCCCATCGGGATGAACCTCGAAGATGTCGCCCACCCGGAATCGTACAAGCTCCTGAAACCGAGCGACGACAGCATTCCGAACGGTGCGGAGTACATCCGTCGCCTGCTCGAACTCGAGTACGGCGACGAGTACGACATCGAGGAAGACATCCCGATCGTCGAGGATCGCGGGAAGTCGAAGGGAACAGAGACCTACCCCATCTCGTCGACGCGACCGATCGAGTCTCCCGTGGGCGCGAACATCGCCGTTGCGGGCGGCGCGATGGGGACGACCTCGGCGTTCCACGAGGGCGGCTACCACGTCGCCGTTCGCACGGGCAAGATCGCCGGACGGCTGGCGGCGACGGACGGCCTCGAGCACTACAACGAGGTCTGGAAGCGAGCAATCGGCGACGAGCTCCTCCGGAACGTCGCGTTCGCGGACATCGTCAAGGACTACGAGCCGGACGACTGGGACTGGGCGTTCGACGTCATCAGCGGGATGCAGGGCTCGAGCGGGAACAACGGCTCCATTCTGGACAAGAAGTTCACGGCTGGCGTCGGCGGTGCGAAAATCCTGATGGCCTACCGGCGACGGAAACTCAAGTACCGAAACGGAAAGTACGTCCAGTTGCGCGAGGACGAGTACGTCTACTGA
- a CDS encoding NADH:flavin oxidoreductase/NADH oxidase: protein MTNLFSPLRLRDLKIPNRIAVSPMCQYSSPNDGLAREWHRVHLGSRAVGGAGLVMAEATAVEERGRISTHDLGIWSDAHAEALEPVTEFLKSQGSVPAIQLAHAGHKASKNQPWEGNVPVSLTDGGWEVLSPSPEAYPFENEPEEMRRATTEDIEGVIDAFRESARRSLEAGFEVAEVHAAHGYLLHQFLSPVTNRREDDYGGSFENRTRIVREATAAVREVWPDDLPVFVRISGTDWLPDRESWDLEQSKRLTRDLVDLGVDLIDVSSGGVHPDQQGPSGPNYQVPLAEGIDEVVDDEVAVGAVGGITRAEQADALVRNERADLVLVAREFLRDPYFPLRWADDLGLEGPEWPVQYRRAVGK from the coding sequence ATGACGAACCTGTTCTCGCCACTGCGGCTTCGCGACCTCAAGATCCCCAACCGCATCGCCGTCTCGCCGATGTGCCAGTACTCCTCGCCGAACGACGGCCTGGCGCGAGAGTGGCACCGCGTCCACCTCGGCAGTCGGGCCGTCGGCGGGGCGGGGCTGGTGATGGCCGAGGCGACGGCCGTCGAGGAACGCGGACGCATCTCGACGCACGACCTGGGCATCTGGAGCGACGCCCACGCCGAAGCGCTCGAGCCAGTCACCGAGTTCCTGAAATCGCAGGGCTCGGTCCCGGCGATCCAGCTCGCCCACGCCGGCCACAAGGCCAGCAAGAACCAGCCCTGGGAAGGGAACGTCCCCGTCTCGCTCACAGACGGCGGCTGGGAGGTCCTGTCGCCCTCGCCCGAAGCGTACCCGTTCGAAAACGAGCCCGAAGAAATGCGCCGAGCCACCACGGAGGACATCGAGGGCGTGATCGACGCCTTCCGCGAGAGCGCGAGACGGTCGCTCGAGGCCGGCTTCGAGGTCGCGGAGGTTCACGCTGCCCACGGCTACCTGCTCCACCAGTTCCTCTCGCCGGTGACGAATCGCCGCGAGGACGACTACGGCGGCAGCTTCGAGAACCGGACCCGGATCGTCCGGGAGGCGACCGCGGCGGTCCGGGAGGTGTGGCCCGACGACCTTCCCGTATTCGTCCGCATCTCTGGCACCGACTGGCTCCCCGACCGGGAGTCCTGGGACCTCGAGCAGTCGAAGCGCCTCACCCGAGACCTGGTGGATCTCGGCGTCGACCTGATCGACGTCAGCTCCGGTGGCGTTCACCCCGACCAGCAGGGACCGTCGGGACCGAACTACCAGGTGCCCCTCGCGGAGGGCATTGACGAAGTCGTCGACGACGAGGTCGCCGTGGGCGCGGTCGGCGGCATCACGCGAGCCGAGCAGGCCGACGCCCTCGTGCGAAACGAGCGCGCCGACCTGGTGCTCGTCGCTCGGGAGTTCCTGCGCGATCCGTACTTCCCGCTCCGGTGGGCCGACGACCTGGGGCTCGAGGGGCCCGAGTGGCCGGTGCAGTACCGGCGAGCCGTTGGCAAGTGA
- a CDS encoding MnhB domain-containing protein, with translation MTTVIMRTTARVVVPIILVVAASLFVEGHNLPGGGFIGGVLAATAFVVIYLAFDLDFLERGVLGREVEPGGPPSRDRVVLAYRRLFEYGLAIAVVSALVPMALGYPFLSQTFWVFEGVPIYHHVEIASALAFDFGVMCVVLGGLLTILSVVGDE, from the coding sequence ATGACCACCGTGATCATGCGGACCACCGCTCGCGTCGTGGTCCCCATCATCCTCGTTGTCGCCGCCTCGCTGTTCGTCGAGGGCCACAACCTCCCCGGCGGCGGCTTCATCGGGGGCGTCCTCGCCGCGACCGCCTTCGTCGTCATCTATCTCGCGTTCGACCTCGACTTCCTTGAGCGCGGCGTCCTCGGGCGGGAGGTCGAACCCGGCGGGCCACCCTCCCGGGATCGCGTCGTCCTCGCCTACCGTCGACTGTTCGAGTACGGGCTGGCGATTGCTGTCGTCAGTGCCCTGGTCCCCATGGCTCTCGGCTACCCGTTCCTCAGCCAGACGTTCTGGGTGTTCGAGGGGGTCCCGATCTACCACCACGTCGAGATCGCCAGCGCGCTGGCGTTCGACTTCGGGGTCATGTGCGTCGTGCTCGGCGGTCTCCTGACGATCCTCTCGGTGGTGGGCGACGAATGA
- a CDS encoding BtpA/SgcQ family protein, whose product MDWNHRDAFETERPICGMIHLPALPGSPGYEGNREAIRTRALEDAAALEAGGVDGIVVENFGDSPFYPDEVPTHTVAEMAALVTTITSAVDVPVGVNVLRNDAEAALSIAAAAEASFVRVNVHVGAATTDQGIVEGRAHETLRLRDRLETDVAILADVHVKHATPLGEAGLAQTALETAVRGRADGLIVSGAGTGQAAALEDLERVAEALSTVDREVPVPVFVGSGVTSESIGDAFAVGADGAIVGTALKEGGETTNRVSRERVEALMEAARTAEQ is encoded by the coding sequence ATGGACTGGAATCACCGCGACGCCTTCGAAACCGAACGCCCAATCTGCGGAATGATCCACCTCCCGGCGCTCCCTGGATCGCCGGGCTACGAAGGAAACCGGGAGGCGATTCGCACTCGCGCGCTCGAGGACGCGGCCGCGCTCGAGGCCGGCGGCGTCGACGGCATCGTCGTCGAGAACTTCGGCGACTCGCCGTTTTACCCCGACGAGGTGCCGACTCACACCGTCGCCGAAATGGCCGCACTCGTGACGACGATCACGAGCGCGGTCGACGTTCCGGTCGGCGTCAACGTCCTGCGAAACGACGCCGAGGCTGCCCTCTCAATCGCGGCGGCAGCGGAGGCCTCGTTCGTCCGGGTCAACGTCCACGTCGGCGCCGCGACGACGGACCAGGGCATCGTCGAGGGGCGAGCGCACGAGACGCTCCGGCTTCGCGACCGTCTCGAGACCGATGTGGCGATCCTGGCGGACGTCCACGTCAAACACGCGACGCCCCTCGGGGAGGCTGGGCTGGCACAGACCGCCCTCGAGACCGCGGTCCGTGGACGGGCCGACGGGCTAATCGTCTCCGGAGCGGGCACCGGACAGGCGGCGGCGCTCGAGGACCTCGAGCGGGTGGCCGAGGCGCTGTCAACGGTCGACCGCGAGGTGCCGGTACCGGTGTTCGTCGGCAGCGGCGTCACCTCCGAATCGATCGGCGACGCCTTTGCGGTCGGTGCGGACGGGGCGATCGTCGGGACAGCGCTGAAAGAAGGCGGGGAGACGACGAACCGCGTCTCCCGAGAGCGAGTGGAGGCGCTGATGGAGGCGGCTCGAACGGCGGAACAGTAA